A portion of the Paenibacillus marchantiae genome contains these proteins:
- a CDS encoding DNA polymerase IV: MSSDQTHNNINVDRYYPTAGRVILHVDMNAFYCSVHEAEEPELYRGKATAVAGSSEVRKGVIVTCSYTARSRGISTGMVVHQALKKCPDLIVIRPDFHLYRRYSKEFMKIAYSYTPLLEATSIDECYLDITGSRQFGTPLEIAESIQTRIRDELGMPCSIGIAPNKLLAKMASDLKKPNGISILRMRDVPQILWHRPCNEMFGIGKKTAEKLKKLGIETIGQLAKSDERMLTDVFGINGSWLKNSANGINHSAVQAEREANKSIGHTTTLPADISEMDDVHRVLLNISDQVARRLRKHEMLSQGIQITIRTPDMKTITRSRMMEVPTEDASIIYREACALFAKHWRGGKPVRMLGVTLQTLIPREESAIQLDLFEYEQKPKKENLIRIMDQLRDKFGENAVVTAGMLGDDPSVLLRNHKVRGTSLQKDNLQSLD, from the coding sequence ATGTCTTCAGACCAAACGCATAACAACATTAATGTAGATCGATATTATCCTACCGCCGGACGAGTGATTTTGCATGTCGATATGAATGCTTTTTATTGCTCTGTACATGAAGCCGAGGAACCGGAATTATATAGAGGAAAAGCGACGGCCGTTGCTGGCAGTAGTGAAGTGCGCAAAGGTGTCATTGTAACTTGTTCTTACACGGCACGAAGCAGGGGTATTTCCACAGGTATGGTCGTTCATCAAGCATTGAAGAAATGTCCTGACTTAATTGTGATTCGTCCGGATTTTCATTTATATCGTAGGTATTCGAAAGAATTCATGAAAATAGCTTACAGTTATACACCATTGCTTGAAGCGACCTCAATCGATGAGTGTTACCTCGATATTACGGGGTCCAGACAGTTTGGTACACCGCTGGAGATTGCGGAAAGTATTCAGACCAGAATCCGGGATGAGCTGGGGATGCCCTGTTCGATCGGAATTGCACCCAACAAGCTGCTTGCCAAGATGGCCTCTGATTTGAAAAAGCCTAATGGCATTTCGATTTTGCGGATGAGGGATGTACCTCAGATTTTGTGGCATAGACCTTGTAACGAGATGTTTGGGATCGGGAAAAAGACAGCGGAAAAGCTGAAGAAGCTGGGCATTGAAACCATAGGCCAGCTGGCCAAATCAGACGAGCGGATGTTAACCGATGTGTTTGGAATTAATGGTTCTTGGTTAAAAAATTCAGCAAACGGCATTAATCATTCGGCAGTTCAGGCTGAACGTGAAGCGAACAAATCGATCGGACATACAACAACGCTGCCTGCGGATATATCTGAAATGGATGATGTACATCGGGTGTTGTTGAATATAAGTGACCAGGTTGCCAGACGGTTGCGCAAGCACGAAATGCTCAGTCAGGGCATTCAGATTACGATTCGTACACCGGATATGAAGACGATTACGAGATCACGGATGATGGAAGTGCCTACTGAAGATGCTTCGATCATATACCGGGAGGCCTGTGCTTTATTTGCGAAACATTGGCGCGGCGGGAAGCCTGTTCGTATGTTGGGTGTGACCCTCCAAACGCTGATTCCACGTGAGGAGTCCGCGATACAGCTTGATCTGTTTGAATATGAGCAGAAACCGAAGAAGGAAAACCTGATTCGCATTATGGATCAGTTACGTGACAAATTTGGTGAGAATGCTGTCGTTACAGCTGGCATGCTGGGGGATGATCCTTCCGTATTACTGCGCAATCATAAAGTCCGGGGAACATCGCTGCAAAAAGATAATTTGCAAAGTCTCGATTAA
- a CDS encoding ferredoxin, producing MSKFTWVEKDTCIACGACGATAPDIYDYDDEGLAEVIFDGDANKGIKAIPDDLFDDMQDACDGCPTDSIKVADEPFNKEG from the coding sequence ATGAGTAAATTTACTTGGGTAGAAAAAGATACATGTATTGCGTGCGGAGCGTGCGGAGCAACGGCGCCAGACATTTATGACTATGATGATGAAGGTTTGGCAGAAGTGATCTTCGATGGAGATGCCAACAAAGGGATCAAAGCAATTCCGGATGACTTGTTCGACGACATGCAGGATGCTTGCGACGGCTGCCCTACGGACTCCATTAAAGTTGCGGATGAACCTTTCAACAAAGAAGGTTAA